The genomic segment GCGGGCAGGACGATCGTGATCACCGGTGTCGGCGGCGGCCTCGGCCCCGCGGTCGCCGAGCGCTTCGCCGCCGAGGGCGCCAACCTCGCGGTCTGCGATCGCACGGCCGAGCTCGCGCTCGCGGCCGTCGACGGACTCGGCCTGCCGGAGGAGCGGCTCATGGCGAGCGAGGTCGACCTGCTCGACGCCGACGCGACCCGCGCCTGGGCCGGCGAGATCGAGGCGCGCTTCGGGCGCGCCGACGCGCTGCTCCACCTCGTCGGCGGCTGGCGCGGCGGCGACCCGCTGCCGACCGCGCCGATGGAGGACTACGAGTGGCTCCACGACCTGCTCGTCCGCACGACCCAGCACGTCACGCGCGCCTTCCACGACCAGCTCGCCGCCAGCGATCACGGCCGCTTCGCGATCGTCTCCTCCTCCCAGGCGGCCAAGCCGGCCGGGACGAACGCCGCCTACGGCGCGACGAAGGCCGCCGCGGAGGCATGGACCCTCGCGCTCGCCGACTCCTTCCGCGAGGCCGACTCGGCCGCGACCGCGAACATCCTCGTCGTCAACGCGATCGTCACGCCGAAGATGCGCGAGGAGTCGCCCGACAAACCGTTCAAGACCTTCACCTCGACCGAGGACATCGCCGACGGGCTCGCCTACCTGTGCTCGGACGCGGCGGCGAAGATGAACGGCCAGCGACTCTCGCTCCACCGCTGACCCGAGCCGGCCGCGCCCCGCAGCGGGCCCTCAGTCCCCGGCGCCGGTGTCCGGCAACGTGAGGGTCGCGAACACCGCGCGGTGGTCGGTCCCGTCGACGCTCGCGGTTCCGTAGCCCGATACGCCCGCCCGCTCGCTCACGAGCAGGTGGTCGATAGTGACGGGCGGATAGACCGACCCGACCGGCCAGGTGGGCGCGAGGCCGGCGCCGTCGGCGTCGGCGGCGTCGACGTAGCCGCGGTCGATCACGTCGCGAAGCTGCGCGTGGTCGAGCGTCGCGTTGAAGTCGCCGGCGAGCAGGCTGAACGTCGTGGGCTGGCGGCTCGCCGGGGGCAGCGCGGCGAGGCCGTCGATCCAGCGCGGGGTCCACGAGGCGTGGACGGGTGGGCGGACGTGGACGGCCGTCGTGTCGAGCCGCGCGCCGCCCGGTAGGCGAATGAGCGCGCGCGCCTGGGGCTCGTCGAGGATCGCGGGCGCGACTCCGGGCAGCGGCTCGAGCGGGTGGGTCGACCAGATCGCGGTCCCGCCGGCGCCGGCGGAGACGTTGCGCTCGCTGTGTGCGAGCAGTTCGTCGATGCCGCCGCGCTCGAGCGCCTCGGCCGCGGGCGCGTCGATCTCCTGCAACGAGACCACGTCCGGCCGCTCGCGCTCGATCAGGTCGATGACCGCGCGCGGATCGGCGCGGCCGAACTCGAGGTTGAGGCTGAGGACCCGGACCTCCATCCCGGCGACGTCGCTCGAGCCCGAGACCTGCCGCGGCACCACCGCGACGGCGACGAGCCCGAACGCCGCCAGCGCGAGCAGCGCCGGCGCGCGCCGGCGCGCGACGAAAGCGACCACTCCGACGAGGAGCGCGGCGGCGCCGACATAGGGCGTAACCGCGATCAGGACGGTCAGCGGATAGCCGACGTCGACGCCCGCGACTCGCAGCAGAGCGGTCGCCAAGCACGCCAGCGCCGCCGTCCAGAGGACGACGGCGAGCGCGAGCGCGGCGAACCTGCGCGCCCCATCTCGGACGCCTGCAGAGCCCATGTGCCGCATCTAACCCGGACTCCGTAAGCCTCGGTTTAATCGCCGGCCGCGCGGCCCCCGCGAGCGCTCCGAGCCGCGCTACGGTCTCGGTCGATGTCGGAGCTCGCGCTCTACATAAAGGAAGGCCCGCACGCCGGCGAGGAGCACCTGATCGACGGCGATCTCGTGCTCGGACGCGAGGCGTCGAGCGTCGACGTGCTGATCGACGACAAGGGGGTCTCGCGCCGCCACGCCTCGGTCATGGTCGAGGGCGCGACCGCCGTCCTTCGCGATCTCGACTCGTCCAACGGCACCTACGTCAACGGCGAGATGGTCGACGCGCCGCGGCGCCTGCGATCGGGCGACGTGATCCAGGTCGGCCAGACCGAGATCGAGCTGCGCTCCGGCGCCGACACGACCCGCGTGATCGCACCGGCCGCCGCCGCCTCGCCGACCGAGATCGTCACCCCGCCCTCCAACCGCCCCGCTCCGCCGCCCCCCGCACCGCCGCCGGCCCCGATCTACACGGGTGGCCAGGACTCGCGCCGCCCGGCCGAGCCGGTCGCCGACGACCGCGGTCAGATCGACGACGAGGAGAACTGGCCGGCGGTCGCGGCGATCTGCGTCGGTGCGCTGGCGCTCGGCCTGCTGATCGTCTCGTTCGGCGCGCTGTTCCCGTTCTCGCTCGCGATGGGGATCGGGGCGATCATCGCCGGGCGCTTCGGCAAGCGGATGGTCACCAGCGGTCGCAGCACCCGCTTCTACGGGCTCGCGCGCTGGGGCGGGCGCCTCGGCTGGTGGTCGGTCGTGCTGAGCATCATCGCCCTGATCCTGCTCGTCGTCGTCGCGCGCCTGCTCGACATCGCCGGCGACAACCTCGGCGACCTGATCGATCAGGCCGAGCAGGCGATCCAGGACCTCTGATCCGGTGAGCATCGAGAGCGAAGCGACGCCCGGCTCCGAGCACGCGACAAGGGTCTCCGACCGCGCCGAGCCGCGCGGGTTTGCATCCGACAATCACGCCGGCGCCCACCCCGAGGTCCTCGCCGCGCTCAACTCCGCCAACACCGGCTACGCCTCCGCCTACGGCGACGACGCCTGGACCGAGGCCGCGCGCGAGGTGTTCCGCGACCAGCTCGGCCCCGACGCCGAGGCGTTCTTCGTCTTCAACGGCACCGCCGCCAACGTGCTCTCGCTCGAGGCCGTCGCGCCACGCTCGCGCCAGGCGGTCATCTGCGCCGAGTCCGCGCACCTGAACGTCGACGAGGCTGGAGCGCCCGAGCGCCACGCCGGGCTCAAGCTGCTCGCCCGCCCGACCCCGCACGGCAAGCTCTCTGTCGCCGACATCGCGCACTGGGACGGCAACCACGGCGACGTCCACCGCGGCCAACCGATCGCGGTCACGATCACGCAGTCGACGGAGCTCGGAACGGTCTATTCGCTCGACGAGATCCGGGCCCTCGCCGACGCCGCGCACGAGCGCGACATGCTGCTCCACATCGACGGCTCGCGGATCGGTAACGCCGCGGCATCGCTCGGCTGCACGTTGCGCGAGACGACCACCGACGCCGGCGCCGACGTGGTCTCGTTCGGCGGCACGAAGAGCGGGATGGTCTTCGGCGAGGCCGTCGTGTTCCTGCGGCCCGGCCTGTCGGATCTGTTCGAGGTCGGCCGCAAGGCGGGGATGCAGCTCGCCTCGAAGATGCGCTTCGTCGCGGCCCAGTTCGAGGCGATGCTCGGGCCGTCGGAGCTCTGGCTGCTCGGCGCGACCCACGCCAACGAGATGGCGGGCCGGCTCGCCGCGGCCGTGCGCGACCTCGACGGGCTCGAGATCACGCACCCGGTCGAAGCCAACGCCGTGTTCGCGACGCTGCCTCAGACCGCGATCGACCGGCTCCACTCCGAGCTCGGCGAGCACGCGTTCTACGTCTGGGACTTCGACACCCGCGAGGTGCGCTGGATGTGCTCGTGGGAGACGACCGCCGAAGACGTCGACCGCTTCGCCGAGCGCGTCGCGGCGGCGCTCGGCCAGGACGGCTGAAGCCCCGCGCGGGCTAGCCGGCGCGCGAGCGCGCGGCGACGCTCTGCTCGAGCTCGGTCAATGAGAGCGTCAGCGCCACCCGCTGCTCGACGCTCAGGCGCTCGTCCTCGACGAGCGGCCAGAGCAACGACAGCGCGCCGTGGTCGAGACTGAAGACCGGCTCCTCGCGAACCACGAACGCCGGCGCTCCGGCGTCCCTCTCGCACGCATCCCTGGTTCGCATCGGCGGCATTGTTCAGGAAACCCTGAGCCGATGTGCCGGTTCGCTGACCGCGGCTTCCGGGGCGGCCGATGCGCCGCTAGAGTCCGCCGCTCCAAGCCCGGATAGCTCAGTTGGTAGAGCACCTCCATGGTAAGGAGGGGGTCACCGGTTCAAGTCCGGTTCCGGGCTCCTCGAGGGATTTACGCGAGGCGCCCTCGCGTCAGCCGACGAGTCGCGCGATCGCCCGCTCGAGCGCGCCCTTGTCGAGCGTTCCGCTGATCACCGCGGCGGTCAGGTAGCCGTCGAGAAGCGCAGTGATCGAGGTGGCCGCCTCGGCGCCGGCCAGCGGCTCGATCAGCTCGTGGAGCGAGTCCGTCCATTCGCGCGCCGCCTCGCGCAGCCGCTCGTCGCGCGCCGAGGCCATATAGACCTCGAGGTCGATCAACGCGGCGTCGCGATCGGAGTCGAGGTAGCGCTCAGCGGCAGCCGCGATGGCCGGGGCGAGATCCTCGGCCGTGCGCACCCGCTCGGCCACGCCCGCCACCCACTCCGCCGACTCGCGCCGAGCGAGCTCGACGGCCTCGCCGAGCAGGTCGGGGAGGGTGGGGAAGTAGTAGGTCGTCGAACCGAGAGGGACGTCGGCGAGCTCGGCGATCCGGCGGTGCGTGACGTTGTCGTAGCCGTAGCGCGCGATCGCCTCGAGCGCGGCCGCGACGATCGCGCGCCGGCGCGCCTCGGGGTCGCGGCCGGCGCCGGCGCGAGAGCTCAGTGCGATCCCGAGAGGTTGAGCAGCACGACGCCGGAGGCTACGAGCAGGACGCCGCCGAACTTCGCGAGCGTCGCCGCCTCGCCGAGCGCGAGCACCCCGATCGTCGCGATCGCCACTGTGCCGACGCCCGCCCACACCGCATAGGTGAACCCGATCTCGAGCTCACGGACGACCTGGGTCAGCAGGAATATCGACAGCGCGTAGGCACCGAGCATCGCGACCGTCGGCAACGGCCGGGTGAGCCCCTCGGTCGCCTTGAGCAGGCTGCTTCCGAAGACCTCGAGGGCGATGGCGATGGCGAGCAGCAGGTACGGCATGAGGGGAATCCCTTCCTCTCGTTGAGTCGAGGTGTACGAACGTACATGTACAAGTGTACATCGAGCTTGGCGAGGCGCGGTGGGGCGCGAGGCGATCGCTCGAGGTTGACGCTTGTGTGAAAGGTCAAGCTCGATCTCGGCTGAGCCCGTCCGCGCTCGACGCGCGGATCGAGTCGGCCGCGCGGCCGCAGCGCGGGGCGGTCCGGCGCAGCCAGCTGTTGGCCGCGGAGGTTCTGCCGCAGTCGATCGACACTCGGGTTCGGGCCGGCCGCCTGATCGTGTTCGCGCGCGGCATCTACGTCCTGGCGTCCGCCCCGGACCGTGAGGAAGCCGAGGCGATGGCTGCACTGCTCTGGGCCGGGGACCGGTCGGCGCTCAGCCACCTCGCCGCTGCGCGATTGGATGCTCTCCCGATCCCCGATCGGCTGTTCGCCGAACCGCGATTCCCGATCGACGTGACGGCTCAGGGTCTACGCAGGGCGAGGCGGCGCCGCGTCCGGGTCCATTCGACCAAGCTCGCCTCGGACGAGACCAAGGGCAAGGGGCCGCTGCGCCTGACCCGAGCCCTGCGGACGATCGCTGACCTCTCGCCGTTGATGGGCGCGCGGGAGGTCGAGCAGACCGTCGCCACGTGTCTGAGACGGGGGATGTTCGACCGCGAGGCGATCTCACTCCACGTCGAGCGCCACCCGCGCACCGCCGGCACGGCGGCGATGCGTCCCTTCCCATCGAGTGTCCCGGCGATGACTCGATCTGAGGCCGAGGAGTTGTTACGGGCGCTCCTGTCTGCCGCCGGAGAGCCGCCTCCGCGGATGAACCATCGAGTCGAGGGCAGGGAGGTCGATGCCTTCTGGCCGCGAGAGCGACTCGTGATCGAGGTCCAGAGCAGGCAGTGGCACGGCGGCGAGCACGCGCTCGAAGCCGACGCCGAGAAGGCCGCTCTGCTCGCCGCGCTCGGCTACGTGGTCCTCCCGGTGACCGCCACCCAGCTGATCAAGAGCCCCGCCTCCGTAACGAGCTGCGTGATCCACGCCCTCACGCGCCTTCGCCAGGGCCCGGCCGCGCGCGGTTCAGATCGAGGTTGACCTTTCGCGGAAGCGTCAACCTCGATCGGATCCCTTCGTCGACCCCGGGCGCCCAGGGCGGCAGTCCGGCAGGCGAGCTGAACCCCACCCGCCACCGCTCGCCCCCCGAATCCGCCAAGATCACCCCGATGCGCCTGGGCACCGCGATCACTCCCGACGAGACCGTGCCGGTCCTCGTCACCGACGCCGGGCTGCACCCGCTCGAGGGCCGGCCGAGCCTCCTCGACTGGATCGCCGGGCCGCGCGAGGAGCTCGAGGACGCCGCGATCGCGGCGCAGCGCGCGCCGCACCTGCACGGCGCCCGGCTGACCGCGCCGATCCGGCCGCCGAAGATCGTCGCGATCGGGCTGAACTACCAAGACCACATCCGCGAGCAGGGGGCCGATGCGCCCGAGCGCCCGCTCGTCTTCGCGAAGTTCCCGTCCTGCGTCATCGGCGACGGCGATCCGATCCCGATCGACCCCGAGGTCACCGGGAAGGTCGACTGGGAGGTCGAGCTCGGCGTCGTCGTCGGGAGTCCGATCACGCGGGCGAGCGAGGACGAGGTCATGGACTCGGTCTTCGGCTACACGGTCGCCAACGACGTCACCGCTCGCGACCTCCAGCGCTCGGACCGCCAGTGGACGCGCGCGAAGAGCCTCGACGGCTTCTGCCCGCTCGGACCCGTCGTCGTCACAGCCGACGCGATCTCTCAACCACAGAACCTGAAGCTGCGCACGAAGGTCAACGGCGAGACGATGCAGGACTCGTCGACCTCCGAGATGCTCTTCGGGATCGCGAAGCTCCTCGCCTACTGCTCGCACGGATTCAGCTTCGAGCCCGGCGACCTGCTGCTGACCGGCACGCCCTGGGGCGTCGGCGCGTACATGGATCCGCGTCGCTTCCTCGCGCCGGGGGACGAGGTCGAGGTCGAGGTCGAGGCGATCGGGTCGCTGACGAACCCGGTCGTCGCGGTCGGCGACTAGACGGCCGGTTCCGGGTCGCGGGCCCGCGCCATCGCATCGGCGAGGTGGCGGGTCAGGACGTCGAGCGACTCGTTCTCGAACGGCACGTTCATCGAG from the Thermoleophilia bacterium SCSIO 60948 genome contains:
- a CDS encoding SDR family NAD(P)-dependent oxidoreductase → MDALAGRTIVITGVGGGLGPAVAERFAAEGANLAVCDRTAELALAAVDGLGLPEERLMASEVDLLDADATRAWAGEIEARFGRADALLHLVGGWRGGDPLPTAPMEDYEWLHDLLVRTTQHVTRAFHDQLAASDHGRFAIVSSSQAAKPAGTNAAYGATKAAAEAWTLALADSFREADSAATANILVVNAIVTPKMREESPDKPFKTFTSTEDIADGLAYLCSDAAAKMNGQRLSLHR
- a CDS encoding endonuclease/exonuclease/phosphatase family protein, whose protein sequence is MGSAGVRDGARRFAALALAVVLWTAALACLATALLRVAGVDVGYPLTVLIAVTPYVGAAALLVGVVAFVARRRAPALLALAAFGLVAVAVVPRQVSGSSDVAGMEVRVLSLNLEFGRADPRAVIDLIERERPDVVSLQEIDAPAAEALERGGIDELLAHSERNVSAGAGGTAIWSTHPLEPLPGVAPAILDEPQARALIRLPGGARLDTTAVHVRPPVHASWTPRWIDGLAALPPASRQPTTFSLLAGDFNATLDHAQLRDVIDRGYVDAADADGAGLAPTWPVGSVYPPVTIDHLLVSERAGVSGYGTASVDGTDHRAVFATLTLPDTGAGD
- a CDS encoding FHA domain-containing protein; translated protein: MSELALYIKEGPHAGEEHLIDGDLVLGREASSVDVLIDDKGVSRRHASVMVEGATAVLRDLDSSNGTYVNGEMVDAPRRLRSGDVIQVGQTEIELRSGADTTRVIAPAAAASPTEIVTPPSNRPAPPPPAPPPAPIYTGGQDSRRPAEPVADDRGQIDDEENWPAVAAICVGALALGLLIVSFGALFPFSLAMGIGAIIAGRFGKRMVTSGRSTRFYGLARWGGRLGWWSVVLSIIALILLVVVARLLDIAGDNLGDLIDQAEQAIQDL
- a CDS encoding threonine aldolase; translated protein: MESEATPGSEHATRVSDRAEPRGFASDNHAGAHPEVLAALNSANTGYASAYGDDAWTEAAREVFRDQLGPDAEAFFVFNGTAANVLSLEAVAPRSRQAVICAESAHLNVDEAGAPERHAGLKLLARPTPHGKLSVADIAHWDGNHGDVHRGQPIAVTITQSTELGTVYSLDEIRALADAAHERDMLLHIDGSRIGNAAASLGCTLRETTTDAGADVVSFGGTKSGMVFGEAVVFLRPGLSDLFEVGRKAGMQLASKMRFVAAQFEAMLGPSELWLLGATHANEMAGRLAAAVRDLDGLEITHPVEANAVFATLPQTAIDRLHSELGEHAFYVWDFDTREVRWMCSWETTAEDVDRFAERVAAALGQDG
- a CDS encoding multidrug efflux SMR transporter, coding for MPYLLLAIAIALEVFGSSLLKATEGLTRPLPTVAMLGAYALSIFLLTQVVRELEIGFTYAVWAGVGTVAIATIGVLALGEAATLAKFGGVLLVASGVVLLNLSGSH
- a CDS encoding type IV toxin-antitoxin system AbiEi family antitoxin domain-containing protein, translating into MKGQARSRLSPSALDARIESAARPQRGAVRRSQLLAAEVLPQSIDTRVRAGRLIVFARGIYVLASAPDREEAEAMAALLWAGDRSALSHLAAARLDALPIPDRLFAEPRFPIDVTAQGLRRARRRRVRVHSTKLASDETKGKGPLRLTRALRTIADLSPLMGAREVEQTVATCLRRGMFDREAISLHVERHPRTAGTAAMRPFPSSVPAMTRSEAEELLRALLSAAGEPPPRMNHRVEGREVDAFWPRERLVIEVQSRQWHGGEHALEADAEKAALLAALGYVVLPVTATQLIKSPASVTSCVIHALTRLRQGPAARGSDRG
- a CDS encoding fumarylacetoacetate hydrolase family protein gives rise to the protein MRLGTAITPDETVPVLVTDAGLHPLEGRPSLLDWIAGPREELEDAAIAAQRAPHLHGARLTAPIRPPKIVAIGLNYQDHIREQGADAPERPLVFAKFPSCVIGDGDPIPIDPEVTGKVDWEVELGVVVGSPITRASEDEVMDSVFGYTVANDVTARDLQRSDRQWTRAKSLDGFCPLGPVVVTADAISQPQNLKLRTKVNGETMQDSSTSEMLFGIAKLLAYCSHGFSFEPGDLLLTGTPWGVGAYMDPRRFLAPGDEVEVEVEAIGSLTNPVVAVGD